The Halictus rubicundus isolate RS-2024b chromosome 3, iyHalRubi1_principal, whole genome shotgun sequence genome includes a region encoding these proteins:
- the Rnf11 gene encoding ring finger protein 11 has translation MGNCFKRSGGSQQDDTTLLSNNSDPVLPVGSSREDHGHLIPYNELVSSYYPPGGQLQSVTLNIGYGIGIGVTVGRTNELSSMSQEELRVRIEKRLGLIQHLPLREYDGAKKEECVICMMELLTGEQVRYMPCMHTYHAACIDSWLQRSLTCPSCMEPLDAALISSYFDYPTT, from the exons ATGGGAAACTGCTTCAAGCGTTCTGGTGGCAGTCAACAAGACGATACTACGTTGCTGAGCAACAACTCTGATCCTGTGCTGCCCGTTGGTTCGTCGCGGGAGGACCACGGACATTTAATACCTTACAAT GAGTTGGTGAGCTCTTACTATCCACCGGGTGGTCAACTGCAGTCAGTCACCTTAAACATAGGCTATGGAATTGGCATCGGCGTAACAGTGGGACGAACAAACGAGCTTAGTTCGATGAGCCAAGAGGAACTACGAGTACGAATTGAAAAACGTCTTGGACTAATCCAGCATCTGCCTTTGCGCGAATACGATGGAGCCAAGAAGGAGGAATGCGTAATCTGTATGATGGAGTTGCTGACGGGCGAACAAGTGCGTTATATGCCGTGTATGCACACCTATCATGCGGCTTGCATCGACAGTTGGTTACAACGTTCGCTAACGTGCCCATCGTGTATGGAACCATTAGACGCTGCCTTGATTAGCTCTTACTTTGATTATCCGACCACTTAA